One window of Campylobacter sp. RM12651 genomic DNA carries:
- the mnmA gene encoding tRNA 2-thiouridine(34) synthase MnmA encodes MNVVLAMSGGVDSSYTALMLKEKGFNVSGVYMKLHNRLNYHEKNIENGQRVADFLGISYDIIDFTDEFSKAVFNPFIKTYEDGLTPNPCALCNQKIKLGALLDYAKSKNAKLATGHYAQIENNMLKKAVDLSKDQTYFLANVNKESLNDVLFPLGDKFKKDIKEQALKIPMLKSISEQKESSEICFVTTNYTDILKDYVKVNQKGLVKNTKGEVVGEHEGYMHYTIGKRRGFSVKGALTPHYVLEIDAKENVIIVGSKEELFVKEFQLKNVNAFCDFDEIDCKVKIRYNTKEVPCKLLKNEKKVLLEESVYALAKGQLAVFYQGDLVVASGFIN; translated from the coding sequence ATGAATGTAGTTTTAGCAATGAGTGGTGGGGTTGATAGCTCTTATACAGCTCTTATGCTTAAAGAAAAAGGTTTTAATGTAAGTGGTGTTTATATGAAATTACACAATCGTTTAAACTATCACGAAAAAAATATAGAAAATGGACAAAGAGTGGCTGATTTTTTAGGAATTTCTTATGATATTATTGATTTTACTGATGAATTTAGCAAAGCAGTTTTTAATCCATTTATTAAGACTTATGAAGATGGACTTACTCCAAATCCTTGTGCTTTATGCAATCAAAAAATAAAACTAGGAGCATTGTTAGACTATGCTAAAAGCAAAAATGCAAAGTTAGCTACAGGACATTACGCTCAAATAGAAAACAATATGCTTAAAAAAGCCGTAGATTTAAGCAAAGACCAAACATATTTTCTAGCAAATGTAAATAAAGAAAGCTTAAATGATGTGCTTTTTCCACTAGGGGATAAATTTAAAAAAGACATAAAAGAACAAGCACTAAAAATCCCTATGTTAAAATCAATCAGCGAACAAAAAGAAAGCTCTGAAATATGTTTTGTAACCACAAATTATACCGATATTTTAAAAGATTATGTAAAAGTTAATCAAAAAGGCTTAGTAAAAAATACTAAGGGCGAAGTTGTAGGAGAACACGAAGGCTATATGCACTATACTATCGGTAAAAGGCGTGGTTTTAGTGTAAAAGGTGCATTAACTCCACATTATGTATTAGAAATTGATGCGAAAGAAAATGTAATAATAGTAGGTTCAAAAGAAGAATTATTTGTAAAAGAATTTCAATTAAAAAATGTAAATGCTTTTTGTGATTTTGATGAGATTGATTGCAAGGTAAAAATCAGATATAACACTAAAGAAGTGCCTTGTAAATTGCTAAAAAATGAAAAAAAGGTTTTATTAGAAGAAAGCGTATATGCTTTAGCAAAAGGACAATTAGCAGTATTTTATCAAGGTGATTTAGTAGTAGCAAGTGGTTTTATAAATTAA
- a CDS encoding amidohydrolase family protein has product MIKIMKTKAILDFSQDEFLQTNKALVFNEEIIKICDFNKALSEYKNAQIIDKSEYILSPVLCNLHSHLEFCLSKLYYGDFAKWLESIIKNREAINKDLLSKEINRQIEILMQSGVGYLGEISSFGANLEILSNSKIKSIIFHEILGANDETLKNNIKSFEERFSRFSNLNNHISLHSPYSICDKTYEYALNFAKKNDLLISTHFLESAYEKEYLQGKSNALSNYLARFNPSLITKDFLSGFDDLRAIFTHCNYVDDFSIFKSHHIITTCPKSNRFLGSRAIKLKNLLANDLNLSIGTDGLSSNNSLNMFDELRAFIFTHNEFELNELAYIIYKAACFDNSHLFLNGLKPLSNGAKADFILLDDFGYDKDNVLAQIILRTNKIKNMYLDGKEII; this is encoded by the coding sequence ATGATTAAAATTATGAAAACTAAGGCTATTTTAGACTTTAGCCAAGATGAATTTTTACAAACCAATAAAGCTTTAGTATTTAATGAAGAGATTATTAAAATATGTGATTTTAACAAGGCTTTAAGTGAATACAAAAACGCTCAAATAATTGATAAAAGCGAATATATTTTAAGCCCAGTATTGTGCAATTTGCATTCACATTTAGAGTTTTGTCTATCTAAGCTTTATTATGGAGATTTTGCAAAATGGCTTGAGAGCATTATCAAAAATCGTGAAGCGATAAATAAAGATTTATTAAGTAAAGAGATTAATAGACAAATTGAAATTCTAATGCAAAGCGGGGTAGGGTATCTAGGCGAAATTTCAAGTTTTGGAGCAAACCTAGAAATCCTATCAAATAGCAAGATAAAAAGCATTATTTTTCACGAGATTTTAGGTGCTAATGATGAAACTTTAAAAAACAATATTAAGAGTTTTGAAGAGAGATTTTCAAGATTTTCAAACCTTAATAACCATATATCATTGCATAGTCCTTATTCAATTTGCGATAAGACTTATGAATACGCACTTAATTTTGCTAAGAAAAATGATTTATTAATCAGCACACATTTTTTAGAAAGTGCTTATGAAAAGGAGTATTTGCAAGGCAAAAGTAATGCTTTAAGCAATTACTTAGCTAGATTTAATCCTAGTTTAATTACTAAGGATTTTTTAAGTGGATTTGATGATTTAAGAGCTATTTTTACTCATTGTAATTATGTTGATGATTTTAGTATTTTTAAATCTCATCATATAATCACGACTTGTCCTAAATCAAATAGATTTTTAGGCTCTCGTGCAATTAAGCTTAAAAATCTTTTAGCAAATGATTTAAATCTTAGCATAGGCACAGATGGGCTTAGCTCAAATAATAGTTTAAATATGTTTGATGAGTTAAGAGCTTTTATATTTACTCATAATGAATTTGAATTAAACGAATTAGCTTACATAATTTATAAGGCGGCTTGTTTTGATAATTCTCATTTATTTTTAAATGGCTTAAAGCCTTTAAGTAATGGTGCTAAGGCAGATTTTATCTTGCTAGATGATTTTGGTTATGATAAGGATAATGTATTAGCTCAAATAATTTTAAGAACGAATAAAATAAAAAATATGTATTTAGATGGAAAGGAAATTATATGA
- a CDS encoding Type 1 glutamine amidotransferase-like domain-containing protein has translation MRNILLLSSDRYKNLDSFDWCASILNDFFAKTKQIALVPYAQVIDGFDEYEKTLKNKINSKIVSIHNDPINILNDSDGILVSGGNLFVLLHRLQKLNLLDILKDKIENSITYAGWGAGASVLSEDIKTCNDLPILYPSNLQALGILKYQIITEYIPQDREYSMKLYEYFKLNQNSSVFALPYGSALKIHNDSALVMGNEGVLKLSEYYEQYFKIGDFIKL, from the coding sequence ATGAGAAATATTTTATTATTAAGCAGTGATAGATATAAAAACTTAGATTCTTTTGATTGGTGTGCTAGTATATTAAATGATTTTTTTGCTAAAACTAAACAAATAGCTCTAGTTCCTTATGCTCAAGTAATTGATGGATTTGATGAATACGAAAAAACTCTTAAAAATAAAATAAACTCAAAAATAGTTTCTATACACAATGACCCTATTAATATATTAAACGATAGCGATGGGATATTAGTAAGTGGTGGTAATTTATTTGTTCTTTTACATAGATTACAAAAGCTAAATTTATTAGATATTTTAAAAGATAAAATAGAAAATTCTATAACCTATGCTGGTTGGGGTGCTGGGGCTAGTGTATTATCAGAAGATATTAAAACTTGTAATGATTTACCTATATTATATCCTAGTAATTTGCAAGCTTTAGGTATTTTAAAATACCAAATAATCACTGAATATATCCCTCAAGATAGGGAATATTCAATGAAGCTTTATGAATATTTTAAGCTAAATCAAAATTCTTCTGTTTTTGCTCTGCCATATGGTTCTGCTCTTAAAATTCATAATGATAGTGCCTTAGTAATGGGTAATGAAGGGGTTTTAAAATTATCTGAATATTATGAGCAATACTTTAAAATTGGTGATTTTATCAAGCTTTAA
- a CDS encoding porin family protein has product MIKKIILSFLISSLAFANYIDEFNKKNYKKALELAKAQCEIDCSDEKLNLILAKSAEKLKDTKEAIAAYDRVLIINENNIEARFSIANLYYENNNPELMRDELNYMLNNLDLSSTQKVRINNMLNNLDNLTKEVAKPYFIGLNLGFAYDTNPLYGNDNFTDFVGEKIRNFKNEQASGSLSFNFNIDGAYNLDLGNNYFAELYASLNNKKYLKNKSENYPDLNVLTLAINPSYVRDNHKITLNASYDFVLLRRAAFLHSLNMGINYENNVNDNYLYLISYDLSKGIFADSMDKDSNFIHHSLGLNNVFAYNDNIYYFNLNYDLENAKDSFSANSDFKNYGIKIGAIIPILNKVSFKPSFGYNHTIYKKVDSSYYSKRKDNEIVISSIFDYKLDYNQSLSFALIYDKQNSNHNFYDSLNYTSMINYRYEF; this is encoded by the coding sequence ATGATAAAAAAGATTATTTTATCATTTTTAATAAGCTCTCTTGCTTTTGCTAATTATATAGATGAGTTTAATAAGAAAAATTATAAAAAAGCTTTAGAATTAGCTAAAGCTCAATGTGAGATTGATTGTAGTGACGAAAAACTTAACCTAATTTTGGCAAAAAGTGCTGAAAAATTAAAAGATACAAAAGAAGCAATTGCAGCTTACGATAGGGTTTTAATTATTAATGAAAACAATATTGAAGCTAGATTTTCAATAGCTAATTTGTATTATGAAAATAATAATCCTGAACTTATGAGAGATGAATTAAATTATATGCTAAATAATTTGGATTTAAGTTCTACTCAAAAAGTTAGAATTAATAATATGCTAAATAATTTAGATAATTTGACAAAAGAAGTTGCTAAGCCTTATTTTATAGGGCTTAATTTGGGTTTTGCTTATGATACAAACCCGCTTTATGGCAATGATAATTTCACTGATTTTGTTGGTGAGAAGATTAGAAATTTTAAAAATGAACAAGCAAGTGGTTCTTTAAGTTTTAATTTTAATATAGATGGTGCTTATAATTTAGATTTAGGAAATAATTATTTTGCAGAGCTTTATGCGAGTTTAAATAATAAAAAATATTTAAAAAATAAAAGCGAAAATTATCCTGATTTAAATGTATTAACATTAGCAATTAATCCAAGCTATGTAAGGGATAATCATAAAATTACTCTAAATGCTAGTTATGATTTTGTATTACTTAGAAGAGCTGCGTTTTTGCATAGCTTAAATATGGGTATTAATTATGAAAATAATGTAAATGATAATTATTTATATTTAATTTCTTATGATTTATCTAAAGGAATATTTGCTGATAGTATGGATAAAGATTCTAATTTTATTCATCATTCTTTAGGTCTTAATAATGTTTTTGCATATAATGATAATATTTATTATTTTAATTTAAATTATGATTTAGAAAATGCAAAAGATAGTTTTAGTGCTAATTCTGATTTTAAAAATTATGGTATAAAAATCGGGGCTATTATTCCTATATTAAATAAAGTTAGTTTTAAGCCAAGTTTTGGTTATAATCATACAATTTATAAAAAGGTTGATTCATCTTATTATTCAAAAAGAAAAGATAATGAAATAGTTATTTCTAGTATTTTTGATTATAAATTAGATTATAATCAATCTTTGAGTTTCGCTTTGATTTATGATAAGCAAAATTCAAATCATAATTTTTATGATAGTTTAAATTATACAAGTATGATTAATTATAGATATGAGTTTTAA
- a CDS encoding FecR family protein codes for MNKIALIVFLASSLFANIGKIVTLRGDVVILSDNKERIAKTNDILEENDKIITKNNAKLQIKFIDNTIVTLGKNTTLNIKDYVIDGKKSKVSLEVNNGHFKVISGNISKIARKNFEFQAKTATIGIRGTVFVGSLGKVDKVGCLEGAIDVKVGNKTSLVQAGNQLRFDNDKVIKIEKIVPKEFETINTGKESQVNTKQSYKNSESFNEFLNSKEEMIKAKQEYYQNKNYQDYKNNYKYNNERIRDLDTNSISKDIIKICNGNTYCIQNKINYANKGYLNGKDYQNNRQRNSTYGVQK; via the coding sequence ATGAACAAAATAGCTTTAATTGTGTTTTTAGCAAGCTCACTTTTCGCAAATATTGGAAAAATAGTTACATTAAGAGGAGATGTTGTAATTTTAAGTGACAACAAAGAAAGAATTGCAAAAACAAATGATATTTTAGAAGAAAATGACAAAATAATCACAAAAAATAATGCAAAATTACAAATTAAATTCATAGATAATACAATAGTTACGCTAGGTAAAAATACAACTTTAAATATTAAAGATTATGTAATTGATGGTAAAAAATCAAAAGTAAGTCTTGAAGTAAATAATGGGCATTTTAAGGTAATATCGGGAAATATTTCAAAAATAGCTAGAAAGAATTTTGAATTTCAAGCAAAAACAGCAACGATTGGAATTAGAGGAACCGTGTTTGTTGGAAGTCTTGGAAAAGTTGATAAAGTAGGTTGTTTAGAAGGTGCAATAGATGTTAAAGTAGGTAATAAAACTTCTTTAGTTCAAGCAGGAAATCAATTAAGATTTGATAATGATAAGGTTATTAAGATTGAAAAGATAGTGCCTAAGGAATTTGAAACTATTAATACAGGTAAAGAAAGTCAAGTAAATACTAAACAATCTTATAAAAATAGCGAAAGTTTTAATGAGTTTTTAAATTCTAAAGAAGAAATGATAAAAGCAAAACAAGAATATTATCAAAATAAAAATTATCAAGATTATAAAAATAATTATAAATACAATAATGAAAGAATAAGGGATTTAGATACCAATTCAATATCTAAAGATATTATTAAAATATGTAATGGCAATACTTATTGCATACAAAATAAAATAAATTATGCAAATAAGGGATATTTAAATGGTAAAGACTATCAAAACAATAGGCAAAGAAATTCTACTTACGGAGTTCAAAAATGA
- a CDS encoding FecR domain-containing protein: MRILLLLVFFSISLVANVGSIVNYVGDVEVLRNQSTINVNHKNYELLENDIILTKNNAKVQIKFIDNTTLTLGKNSTLQINKYLINGANSKVNLKAKKGSYDLVSGEISKLARQNFTFQANTATIGIRGTRFSGDVNNGFVNCISGEIEVGVGGKKYNLKKGERLHYKNLGIIKLEKLKPSSFNVIKL; this comes from the coding sequence ATGCGTATTTTGCTTTTATTGGTGTTTTTTTCAATTTCATTAGTTGCTAATGTTGGAAGTATTGTAAATTATGTAGGAGATGTTGAGGTTTTAAGAAATCAATCAACAATTAATGTAAATCATAAAAATTATGAGCTATTAGAAAACGATATTATTCTTACTAAAAATAATGCAAAAGTTCAAATAAAATTTATAGATAATACTACTCTTACTTTAGGTAAAAACTCAACTTTACAAATCAATAAATATTTAATTAATGGAGCAAATTCTAAAGTGAACTTGAAAGCTAAAAAAGGAAGCTACGATTTAGTAAGTGGAGAGATTTCTAAGCTAGCTAGACAAAACTTTACTTTCCAAGCAAATACAGCGACCATTGGCATTCGTGGAACTAGATTTAGTGGAGATGTTAATAATGGTTTTGTTAATTGTATTTCAGGAGAAATTGAAGTTGGAGTAGGCGGTAAAAAATATAATTTAAAAAAAGGAGAGAGATTACACTATAAAAATTTAGGAATTATCAAATTAGAAAAATTAAAACCAAGTAGTTTTAATGTAATCAAATTATAA
- a CDS encoding autotransporter outer membrane beta-barrel domain-containing protein, which translates to MKIKYSAILLSVNLFAGVVNPNFAYQDYLDFGNNKGKFKVGNNIEVTDIYGKTIDFKVPMPSFNAANTTGDLMGELTNIGGSFAITAAHMISPTYRPYLIQKDKEYEFGLVKSKVVASDTNFKDYLKWNKSCSELVQVDDLKDFAVIKMSKLNINESAKLIDKEFYFKNTNVSENLKNDQNVIYQDKYFNKNSSSKWDIDAYKEYIKTSGEKDDNNIGKGEILNNPERFSVYARTGSGIQKIGNINTNIFPKKVADPSEFLTGGILYVDEDKSKTETGYLHLSAKDYYKDIRLDFSNTSAPGDSGSAIYVWDNLKKEWLVIGVVSRSDCGDDNTTCSYTKYALINSFIINDFKNDFTATLSGNSYNSNDIYSNIKDKYNENNKDLVFSKAASIALNNNENFGSSVFYFKDNSTLNGEEVLLGGVVIDDGKTLNFNAKTAANDNLHKMGKGTLEISKESAGGLRSGEGLTILNTSNKAFSSIYLLNNAGLKITNANQINNANLVFNGGYLDLNGVDLSFDKIQANDFRTKIINSNSKKSTLSINNTNDIGIYHGQISDNINLKLNNSKTFVFDGEIKADELSVNGGTTILQGHPLEHSYFLNQSLANSLGVNTAPNTNTQDEYENRTSKINNINLSNSTFKILKHSNLTSDNITLDKSNLSIGENLIYLDKYDANHINSSLVFTSFANEFNSIAKDIEVTANVKLKNNSTLSIMNNSNFSGSIITEDNNSTLKLNNANIDANINVANLNASKTNFMFSLNNTLISSISTLGGQNTFMIKPDLANANKFLLASLVNTNNTINNDYLKALDYKENISIYTPNVEFVNENGKANWYLVKVNKEDIENTTPIVPETKPEPKPEPKPNDDLNKPSVKDYFFVQENKEVTQMIDSSLNQVFFSYVLEWNNLQKRMGELRNNTDANAGIWFRAYTGQSSYEHANKTKFYEMQLGADKLNQGNNYVNYTGLIFNASKYSLSDNLDGSIKGYGFGAYSSTIYDNGLYFDVIAKYINYKNDFNLYVKNQNEVTNSLKPNNSYTFLASAEIGYRKDFNNFYLEPQIELITGYVSKQELTSSDKKLYLQSDSFIPLNLKTAIFTGFNKNDLSLRAGVGLASDLVNNSKKTIKDLDTISINNGKRDSRVFVNLSSSYKLNNRSNIGLEFEKTFGGNLNIDYSFNLVYRYNF; encoded by the coding sequence ATGAAAATCAAATATAGTGCCATTTTACTTAGTGTTAATTTATTTGCAGGTGTTGTAAATCCTAATTTTGCTTATCAAGATTATTTAGATTTTGGAAATAACAAAGGCAAATTTAAAGTAGGTAATAATATAGAAGTTACAGATATTTATGGAAAAACTATTGATTTTAAAGTTCCTATGCCAAGTTTTAATGCAGCAAATACTACAGGAGATTTGATGGGCGAGCTTACTAATATAGGTGGCTCTTTTGCAATCACTGCAGCTCATATGATTAGTCCTACATATAGACCTTATTTAATACAAAAAGATAAAGAATATGAATTTGGCTTAGTAAAATCAAAAGTAGTAGCAAGTGATACAAATTTTAAAGATTATCTTAAATGGAACAAATCTTGTAGTGAATTAGTTCAAGTTGATGATTTAAAAGATTTTGCGGTAATTAAAATGAGTAAATTAAATATCAATGAAAGTGCAAAGCTAATTGATAAAGAATTTTATTTTAAAAACACAAATGTTAGTGAAAATTTAAAAAATGACCAAAATGTAATATATCAAGATAAGTATTTTAATAAAAATAGTTCTAGTAAGTGGGATATTGATGCTTATAAAGAATATATTAAAACAAGCGGTGAAAAAGATGATAATAATATAGGAAAAGGTGAAATTTTAAATAATCCAGAAAGATTTAGCGTATATGCAAGAACTGGTAGTGGAATTCAAAAAATTGGTAATATTAATACAAATATTTTTCCTAAAAAAGTAGCTGATCCTTCAGAGTTTTTAACCGGCGGAATTTTATATGTAGATGAAGATAAAAGCAAAACAGAAACAGGATATTTACATTTAAGTGCAAAGGATTATTATAAAGATATAAGGCTTGATTTTTCAAATACTTCAGCTCCAGGAGATAGTGGAAGTGCTATTTATGTATGGGATAATCTGAAAAAAGAATGGCTAGTAATTGGAGTAGTTAGTAGAAGCGATTGTGGTGATGATAATACAACTTGCTCTTATACAAAATATGCCCTTATAAATAGTTTTATAATTAATGATTTTAAGAATGATTTTACTGCTACTTTAAGTGGTAATTCTTATAATTCAAATGATATATATTCAAATATTAAAGATAAATATAATGAAAATAATAAAGATTTAGTATTTAGTAAAGCTGCAAGTATTGCTTTAAACAATAATGAAAATTTTGGCTCAAGTGTGTTTTATTTTAAAGATAATTCTACTTTAAATGGCGAAGAAGTTTTATTGGGTGGAGTTGTGATAGATGATGGTAAGACACTTAATTTTAATGCAAAAACAGCAGCTAATGATAATTTGCATAAAATGGGAAAAGGAACGCTAGAAATTAGCAAAGAAAGTGCAGGTGGATTAAGAAGTGGCGAAGGGCTAACGATTTTAAATACAAGCAATAAAGCGTTTAGTTCAATTTATCTTCTAAACAATGCAGGGCTAAAAATAACTAATGCAAATCAAATTAATAATGCTAATTTAGTTTTTAATGGTGGATATTTGGATTTAAATGGAGTTGATTTAAGTTTTGATAAAATTCAAGCAAATGATTTTAGAACTAAGATTATTAATTCAAATTCTAAAAAATCAACTCTAAGTATAAATAACACTAATGATATAGGTATTTATCATGGACAAATTAGCGATAATATTAATTTAAAACTGAATAATTCTAAGACTTTTGTATTTGATGGAGAAATAAAAGCTGATGAATTAAGTGTAAATGGTGGAACTACGATATTACAAGGTCATCCTTTAGAGCATTCTTATTTTCTAAATCAATCTTTAGCTAATTCTTTAGGTGTAAATACTGCTCCTAATACAAATACTCAAGATGAATACGAAAATAGAACAAGCAAAATAAATAATATAAATCTAAGTAATTCAACCTTTAAAATATTAAAACATAGCAATTTAACATCAGATAATATTACTTTAGATAAATCAAATCTTAGCATAGGAGAGAATTTGATTTATCTTGATAAATACGATGCAAATCATATAAATAGCTCTTTAGTATTTACTTCTTTTGCTAATGAATTTAATTCAATTGCAAAAGATATTGAAGTGACTGCAAATGTGAAATTAAAAAATAATTCAACTCTTAGCATTATGAATAATTCTAATTTTAGTGGTTCTATAATCACAGAAGATAATAATTCTACTTTAAAGCTAAATAATGCAAATATTGATGCAAATATAAATGTAGCTAATTTAAATGCTAGCAAGACTAATTTTATGTTTAGTTTAAACAATACTCTAATATCAAGTATAAGCACACTAGGTGGGCAAAATACTTTTATGATTAAACCTGATTTAGCTAATGCTAATAAGTTTTTATTAGCAAGTCTTGTAAATACTAATAATACTATTAATAATGATTATTTAAAAGCACTTGATTATAAAGAAAATATCAGTATTTATACACCTAATGTTGAGTTTGTTAATGAAAATGGCAAAGCTAATTGGTATTTAGTAAAAGTAAATAAAGAAGATATTGAAAATACAACTCCTATTGTGCCAGAAACAAAGCCAGAACCTAAACCAGAACCTAAACCTAACGATGATTTAAATAAGCCTAGTGTTAAAGATTATTTCTTCGTTCAAGAAAATAAAGAAGTTACACAAATGATTGATAGTTCGTTAAATCAAGTATTTTTTAGCTATGTATTAGAATGGAATAACTTGCAAAAAAGAATGGGAGAATTAAGAAATAACACAGATGCAAATGCTGGAATTTGGTTTAGAGCTTATACAGGTCAAAGCTCTTACGAACACGCAAACAAGACTAAGTTTTATGAAATGCAATTAGGTGCTGATAAATTAAATCAAGGCAATAATTATGTAAATTACACAGGGCTTATTTTTAATGCTAGTAAATATAGTTTAAGTGATAATTTAGATGGCAGTATAAAAGGTTATGGTTTTGGAGCATACTCTAGCACTATATATGATAATGGATTGTATTTTGATGTAATAGCAAAATATATAAATTATAAAAATGATTTTAATTTATATGTTAAAAATCAAAACGAAGTTACAAATTCTTTAAAACCAAATAATTCTTATACTTTTTTAGCTAGTGCTGAGATTGGATATAGAAAAGATTTTAATAATTTTTATTTAGAACCACAAATTGAATTAATAACAGGTTATGTAAGTAAGCAAGAATTAACAAGCAGTGATAAAAAATTATATTTACAATCAGATTCTTTTATCCCACTTAATTTAAAAACAGCTATTTTTACAGGTTTTAATAAAAATGATTTATCACTTAGAGCAGGCGTTGGACTTGCTAGCGATTTGGTAAATAATTCTAAGAAAACTATAAAAGATTTAGATACTATAAGTATTAATAATGGTAAAAGAGATTCAAGAGTATTTGTTAATTTATCAAGCTCTTATAAGCTAAATAATCGTTCAAATATAGGCTTAGAATTTGAAAAAACATTCGGTGGTAATCTAAACATAGATTATAGCTTTAACCTAGTATATAGATATAACTTCTAA
- a CDS encoding lipid-A-disaccharide synthase (catalyzes the formation of lipid A disaccharide from UDP-2,3-diacylglucosamine and 2,3-diacylglucosamine-1-phosphate, lipid A disaccharide is a precursor of lipid A that anchors LPS to the OM) — protein MKLLSIALENSANSHLKHILKKLDNIELYGIYDINLKNEIPILNSNNYCDFTEFNAMGFVQILPLILKAKKAIKDLVQIALNDKIEKILLIDSPAFNIPFAKALRKAGFKGKIIYFILPQVWAWKKGRIKVVESLCDELIGILPFENQYFKKSHYFGNPSNEALKDYFKENSNSKKLIAFLPGSRKSEIKSLMPIFRNLKQDFKDYECVVCVPNFLKDRLDLYGDLSGFTISYDTKATLKECEFAYICSGTASLEAGLIGNAFCLCYKAKMIDYFIAKTLVKIKFIGLCNIIFDKLNLGEFHKEFIQNLDKTELLKAFENANKDEFLEKSKKLRELTKGEIANNLAKLIKE, from the coding sequence ATGAAATTATTAAGCATAGCTTTAGAAAATTCTGCAAATTCTCATCTAAAACATATATTAAAAAAATTAGATAATATAGAATTATACGGGATTTATGATATTAATTTAAAAAATGAAATTCCTATTTTAAATTCTAATAATTATTGTGATTTTACAGAATTTAATGCTATGGGTTTTGTGCAGATTTTGCCACTTATTTTAAAAGCAAAAAAAGCTATAAAAGATTTGGTTCAAATAGCACTTAATGACAAAATTGAAAAGATTTTATTAATTGATTCTCCTGCTTTTAATATACCATTTGCAAAAGCCTTAAGAAAAGCAGGTTTTAAAGGCAAAATTATTTATTTTATCTTACCACAAGTTTGGGCTTGGAAAAAAGGTAGGATTAAGGTAGTTGAGAGTTTATGTGATGAGCTAATTGGGATTTTGCCTTTTGAAAATCAGTATTTTAAAAAATCTCATTATTTTGGAAATCCAAGCAATGAAGCATTGAAAGATTATTTTAAAGAAAACTCAAATTCTAAAAAATTAATAGCCTTTTTACCAGGTTCAAGAAAAAGCGAAATCAAATCTTTAATGCCGATTTTTAGGAATTTAAAACAAGATTTTAAAGACTATGAATGCGTAGTTTGTGTGCCAAATTTTTTAAAAGATAGATTAGATTTATATGGGGATTTAAGCGGCTTTACTATCTCATATGATACTAAGGCTACCTTAAAAGAATGCGAGTTCGCTTATATTTGCAGCGGGACTGCAAGTCTTGAAGCAGGGCTTATTGGAAATGCTTTTTGTTTATGTTATAAGGCTAAAATGATTGATTATTTCATAGCAAAAACTTTAGTAAAAATCAAATTTATTGGACTTTGTAATATTATTTTTGATAAGCTTAATTTGGGCGAATTTCATAAAGAATTCATTCAAAATTTAGATAAGACAGAGTTGTTAAAAGCATTTGAAAATGCGAATAAAGATGAATTTTTAGAAAAATCAAAAAAATTAA